The Mustela nigripes isolate SB6536 chromosome 4, MUSNIG.SB6536, whole genome shotgun sequence genome includes a window with the following:
- the HOXA1 gene encoding homeobox protein Hox-A1 isoform X2 → MDNARMSSFLEYPILSGGDSGTCSARAYPSDHGITTFQSCAVSANSCGGDDRFLVGRGVQISPPHHHHHHHHHPQPATYQTPGNLGVSYSHSSCGPSYSAQNFGAPYSSYALNQEAEPPRSLSLPYIRDLFSSADL, encoded by the exons ATGGACAATGCAAGAATGAGCTCCTTCCTGGAATACCCTATCCTCAGCGGTGGCGACTCAGGGACCTGCTCAGCTCGAGCCTACCCTTCCGACCATGGAATTACAACTTTCCAGTCGTGCGCGGTCAGTGCTAACAGCTGTGGCGGCGACGACCGCTTCCTAGTGGGCAGGGGGGTGCAGATCAGCccgccccaccaccaccaccaccaccatcaccacccccaACCGGCCACCTACCAGACTCCCGGGAACCTGGGGGTGTCCTACTCCCATTCGAGTTGTGGTCCAAGCTACAGCGCGCAGAACTTCGGCGCGCCTTACAGCTCTTACGCGTTAAATCAGGAAGCAGAA CCACCAAGAAGCCTGTCGCTCCCCTACATCAGAGACCTCTTCTCCAGCGCAGACCTTTGA